A single window of Maribacter algicola DNA harbors:
- a CDS encoding valine--tRNA ligase: protein MEIPSKYEPIQVENRWYDYWMQHNYFHSTPDEREAYTIVIPPPNVTGVLHMGHMLNNTIQDVLIRRARLKGKNACWVPGTDHASIATEAKVVAKLKEQGIHKSEISREEFLKHAWDWTHEYGGVILEQLKKLGCSCDWDRTAFTMDKVRYESVIKVFVDLYEKGLIYRGYRMVNWDPEAKTTLSDEEVIYEEKQGLLYYLEYSIEGSDKKVTIATTRPETILGDTAICINPNDERYAHLKGKKAIVPLCNRVIPIIEDDYVDIEFGTGCLKVTPAHDVNDKALGEKHNLETVDIFNDDATLNSFGLHYEGKDRFVVRKEIAKELEEKGFLVKTEQHLNKVGTSERTKAVIEPRLSDQWFLKMEELVKPAIRAVLESEEIKFFPKRFDNTYRHWMENIRDWNISRQLWWGQRIPAYYFGDGQEDFVVAMDEEDALARAKKKSGNKNLALTDLKQDADVLDTWFSSWLWPISVFNGILEPENDEVNYYYPTNDLVTGPDIIFFWVARMIIAGYEYRDSRPFENVYFTGLVRDKQRRKMSKQLGNSPDALQLIKEYGADGVRVGLLLSSAAGNDLMFDEDLCQQGKNFANKIWNGFRLLKGWEVADLPQPDASKLGIEWYKAKFNQTLKEIEDHFGKYRISDALMAIYKLVWDDYSSWLLEIIKPAYQQPIDRKSFEEVIHIFEQNLKLLHPFMPFLTEEVWQHISERDPSQALIISNWPELYAADDTLVGHFEFTTEVVAGIRTIRKEKNIPMKESLELLVLNEENRVADWDCIIGKLTNLSSISYVGDTVDGALSFRVKSNEYFIPMGGAIDVDAEKAKIEDELKYIKGFLISVKKKLSNERFVNNAPEQVIEMERKKQADAEAKIETLEKSLANLG from the coding sequence ATGGAAATTCCATCAAAATATGAGCCAATTCAGGTAGAAAATCGTTGGTACGATTACTGGATGCAACATAATTACTTTCATTCCACTCCCGATGAAAGAGAAGCCTATACCATTGTAATTCCGCCTCCCAATGTGACAGGGGTGCTTCACATGGGGCACATGCTGAATAATACGATACAGGATGTATTGATAAGAAGGGCCCGCTTGAAGGGAAAAAATGCTTGTTGGGTACCTGGAACTGACCATGCATCCATTGCAACCGAAGCCAAGGTTGTGGCCAAGCTTAAAGAACAGGGAATCCATAAAAGCGAGATTTCTAGGGAGGAATTTCTTAAACATGCTTGGGATTGGACGCATGAATACGGTGGTGTTATCCTTGAACAGCTCAAAAAGTTAGGTTGTTCCTGTGATTGGGACAGAACGGCCTTTACCATGGATAAAGTGCGCTATGAAAGCGTTATCAAAGTATTCGTTGATCTTTATGAAAAGGGACTTATTTACAGGGGATACAGAATGGTCAATTGGGACCCAGAGGCCAAGACCACTTTATCCGATGAGGAGGTAATCTATGAAGAGAAACAAGGCTTGTTATATTATTTGGAGTATTCCATTGAGGGGTCAGACAAAAAAGTAACGATAGCAACTACCAGACCGGAAACGATCCTTGGGGATACGGCCATTTGTATCAATCCCAACGACGAACGCTACGCCCATTTAAAGGGAAAAAAGGCCATTGTGCCTCTGTGCAATAGGGTAATACCCATTATAGAGGATGATTACGTGGATATTGAATTTGGAACAGGTTGTTTAAAAGTAACTCCGGCCCACGATGTGAACGACAAGGCTTTGGGGGAGAAGCACAACTTGGAAACCGTTGATATTTTTAATGACGATGCAACGCTAAATTCCTTTGGTCTGCACTATGAGGGCAAGGACCGTTTTGTCGTACGAAAGGAAATAGCCAAGGAATTGGAGGAAAAGGGGTTTTTGGTAAAAACGGAACAACATCTCAATAAAGTAGGGACCTCAGAACGCACAAAAGCAGTGATAGAGCCCCGGTTGTCCGATCAGTGGTTCTTAAAAATGGAGGAATTGGTAAAACCTGCCATAAGGGCAGTTTTAGAATCGGAGGAAATTAAGTTTTTCCCAAAAAGGTTCGATAATACCTACCGACATTGGATGGAAAATATTCGGGATTGGAACATTTCACGACAGCTTTGGTGGGGACAACGCATTCCGGCCTACTATTTTGGTGATGGTCAGGAAGATTTCGTGGTGGCTATGGATGAGGAAGATGCATTGGCAAGGGCCAAGAAAAAATCTGGAAACAAAAATCTGGCCTTGACAGATTTAAAACAGGACGCAGATGTTCTGGACACCTGGTTTTCTTCGTGGTTATGGCCCATAAGTGTGTTCAATGGAATTTTGGAACCGGAAAATGACGAGGTAAATTATTATTATCCTACCAATGACCTGGTCACAGGACCTGATATTATTTTCTTTTGGGTGGCACGTATGATCATTGCCGGTTATGAATACCGGGATTCCAGACCGTTTGAAAACGTTTATTTCACTGGTTTGGTACGGGATAAGCAGCGCCGTAAAATGTCCAAGCAACTGGGAAACTCCCCAGATGCCTTACAATTAATCAAGGAGTATGGTGCAGATGGAGTTAGGGTGGGATTGTTGCTAAGTTCCGCCGCCGGCAACGATTTAATGTTCGATGAAGATCTGTGTCAGCAAGGAAAGAATTTCGCCAATAAGATTTGGAACGGGTTCCGTCTTTTGAAAGGGTGGGAAGTAGCGGATCTGCCACAACCGGATGCATCCAAACTAGGAATCGAATGGTACAAGGCAAAGTTCAACCAAACCTTGAAGGAAATCGAGGACCATTTTGGGAAGTATCGTATTTCCGATGCCTTAATGGCCATTTACAAGTTGGTTTGGGACGATTATAGCTCTTGGTTGCTAGAAATTATCAAGCCCGCATACCAGCAACCCATCGATAGGAAATCCTTTGAGGAAGTCATCCATATTTTTGAACAAAACCTAAAGTTATTACATCCCTTTATGCCATTTTTAACAGAAGAGGTATGGCAGCATATTTCGGAAAGAGATCCTTCCCAAGCTTTGATCATATCCAATTGGCCTGAACTTTATGCTGCGGATGATACCCTTGTAGGCCATTTTGAATTTACCACTGAAGTGGTAGCCGGAATAAGGACCATTAGAAAGGAAAAGAACATTCCCATGAAAGAATCTTTGGAACTTTTGGTGTTGAACGAGGAAAATAGGGTTGCTGATTGGGATTGTATTATAGGTAAATTGACAAATCTTTCCTCAATCTCCTATGTGGGCGATACGGTAGATGGTGCCTTGTCCTTTCGGGTAAAATCCAATGAGTATTTTATTCCAATGGGTGGTGCCATTGATGTGGATGCCGAAAAAGCCAAAATAGAGGATGAATTGAAATATATCAAAGGATTTTTAATTTCGGTAAAGAAAAAGCTTTCCAACGAAAGATTTGTAAACAACGCCCCGGAACAGGTCATTGAAATGGAACGAAAAAAACAGGCCGATGCCGAGGCTAAAATTGAAACCTTGGAGAAAAGCCTTGCCAACTTGGGATAA
- a CDS encoding DUF1573 domain-containing protein, whose translation MMKKIVLVLFVGLVTMSLKAQDNAAKIEFKSETVDYGEIEKGTDGVRVFEFTNTGSAPLIISDVRSSCGCTIPKKPEDPIMPGKTGEIQVKYDTNRVGPIRKAITVTSNADTPTKILKIKGEVKATSGTK comes from the coding sequence ATGATGAAAAAAATTGTACTTGTATTGTTTGTCGGATTGGTTACAATGAGCTTAAAGGCCCAAGATAACGCGGCAAAAATTGAGTTTAAATCGGAAACCGTGGATTACGGTGAAATCGAAAAAGGTACGGACGGTGTTCGTGTGTTTGAATTCACTAATACAGGAAGTGCCCCTTTGATTATAAGTGATGTACGTTCTAGCTGTGGATGTACGATTCCTAAAAAACCGGAAGACCCAATCATGCCAGGCAAAACCGGTGAAATCCAGGTAAAATATGATACCAATCGTGTTGGACCCATAAGAAAGGCGATTACCGTAACTTCTAATGCGGATACCCCAACAAAGATTTTAAAGATTAAAGGGGAAGTAAAAGCCACAAGTGGAACCAAGTAA
- a CDS encoding lmo0937 family membrane protein, with translation MKSLLWLVAVICIIIWLLGMLGVVPGLATGSLLHILLVIAVIVILYNIISGRKPL, from the coding sequence ATGAAAAGTCTATTATGGTTAGTTGCGGTAATTTGTATTATCATTTGGTTATTGGGTATGTTAGGTGTAGTGCCAGGCCTGGCAACGGGTAGTTTGCTTCACATTTTATTGGTTATTGCCGTTATCGTTATTCTTTACAATATTATATCGGGACGTAAGCCGCTTTAA